In the genome of Sphingomonas sp. LR60, the window CGCATCGACACCGACGGCGGCAGCTATGTGCTGCGCCGCAAGCCGGTCGGTGCGCTGCTGCCCTCCGCGCATCAGGTCGACCGCGAATATCGCGTGATCGCCGCGCTCCACCCGACCGGCTTTCCGGTGCCGCGGCCGTACGGGCTGTGCATGGACGATGCGGTGATCGGCTCGGCCTTCTATGTGATGGCGATGGTCGAAGGGCGGACGATCTGGGACGGGACGATGCCCGATTTCACCCCCGATCAGCGCCGCGCACATTACGAGGCGATGATCGACACGCTCGCCGATCTCCACAACACTGACCATGTCGCGATCGGGCTGGAGGATTACGGCCGCCCCGGCAATTATTTCGAGCGCCAGGTCGCACGCTGGACCAAACAATATCGCGGTGCCGAAACCGAGCCGATGCCCGCGATGGAGAAGCTCATCGACTTCCTGCCGCGCACCGTTCCCGCGCAGGAGCGGACCAGCATCGTCCATGGCGACTATCGCGTCGACAACCTCCGCTTCGCGCCGGGCACCGAACCGCGCGTCGCGGCGGTGCTCGACTGGGAATTGTCGACGCTCGGCGATCCGGTTGCCGACCTCACCTATTTCCTGATGAGCTGGGTCACCGAGCCCGAAGGCCGCTCGGGCGTGCTCGGCCGCACCGGCGCGACGACCGGTATTCCCGAAATGACCGAGATGCTGGAGCGTTACTGCGCGCGTACCGGGCGCAGCGCGCCGATCGCGCTCGACTGGTATTTTGCGTTCAATCTCTTCCGGCTCGCCGGCATCGTGCAAGGCATCAAGAAACGGATCGTCACCGGCACCGCCGCCAACCCGCGTGCGCACGAAACCGCGGCGCGGATGGGCGGGCTGGTCGATGCCGCATGGCATTTCGCGCAACGGGCCGGGGCATGATGCGCTTCGCGGGCAAGTCGATCGTCGTCACCGGCGCCGGCTCGGGGATCGGCCGCGCGGCGGCGTTGCTGTTCGCGACAGAGGGCGGGCAGGTGGTCGTCGCCGACGTCACCGATCGCGCGGAGGAGACGGCACAGTCGATCGTCGCCGCGGGTGGCGTCGCGGCAGCGATCCGCATGGATGCTGGCGACGAGGGCGATGTCGCACGCACCGTCGCGCTTGCCGTCGATCGCTTCGGCGGCCTCGACGTGATGTTCGCCAATGCCGGCATCTCGGGCGGGATGGCGAACATCTTCGACACCGATGTCGCGCTGTTCGCGGAAGTGTTGCGTGTCAATCTGATCGGCCCGTGGCTGGCGGTGAAGCACGCCGCACCATCGATCGCCGCGCGCGGCGGCGGCGCGATCGTGCTGACCGCCAGCGTCGCCGGGCTGCGCTCGGGTGCGGGCTCGCCTGCGTATTCGGCGTCCAAGGCGGGGGTCATCAATCTCGCGACGACCGCCGCGCAGCAATTGTCCGGCTCGGGCGTCCGCGTGAACGCGCTGTGCCCCGGCCTGACGGAGACGGGGATGACGCAGCCGACCTTCGATTACGCGCGCGACGCCGGCAAGATGGACCGCATCGGTCGCCTCAATCCATTGCGCCGCGGAGCACAGCCCGAGGAACTGGCGCGCGTCGCGCTGTTCCTCGCCAGCGACGACGCCAGCTACGTCAACGGCCAGGCGCTCGCGGCGGATGGCGGCCTGTCGTCGAGTCACCCGGTAACGCGACAGGACTATGGCAAGACCGCGGTGTGACAAGGGCGGCGACCGGCAAGCATCTCGAAGCGCACGGGAACGCCCGCAGCTAACCTGTGTTGACCCTCCATCCACAGGAGAGTCGCCCGATGCCCGCCCCCATCCGTTACACCGCCGACATCGAGCAGCAGCAGCCCGACGAGGCGACGACGATCGCCCAGCTTAACGAACAGTTCGACATCGTCCTCGACACCACCGCCGAGGATTACGGCCACGCCGTCCGCGCCGTCCATGCCAAGGCGCATGCGATCCTCGAAGGCACGCTGACCATCGACGCCGATCTTCCGCCCGAGCTGGCGCAGGGCCTGTTCGCCACGCCGGGCGAGCACAAGGTGCTGATGCGCTTTTCCACCAATCCCGGCGACATCCTCGACGACGCGATCTCGCTGCCACGCGGCCTCGCGATCAAGATCCTCGACGTCGACGGCGAGCGGTTGCCGGGCGCCGAGGGCCGGTCGCAGGACTTCATCATGGTCAATGCCACCGCCTTCCAGGCGAAGACCGCCGCCAAATTCCTCGGCAGCCTCAAGCTGCTGGCGCGCACCACCGACAAGGCGGAGGGCGGCAAGAAGGCGCTTTCCGCGGTGCTGCGCGGTGTCAGCAGCGCGCTCGGCGCGGTCGGGATCGAGAGCGCGACGATCAACACGCTCGGCGGTGCACCAAACGTCGATCCGGTCGGCGAGACCTACTACAGCACCACCCCGTTTCGCTACGGCGACCATATCGCCAAGTTCAGCCTCCGGCCCGTCGCCCCCGGCCTCACGGAGCGCACCGGCGCGATCATCGACACGGCGGGCGACCGCGACGCGATCCGCCACACCGTCCGCGACGAGCTACGATCGATCGCCGGCGAATGGGAGTTCCGCGTCCAGCTCGCCCGCGACCTCGCGCGCCAGCCGGTCGAGGACGCGACCGTCGAGTGGGACGAGCAGGAAGCCCCCTTCGTCCGCGTCGCCACGCTCCGCACCGCCGCGCAGGACAGCTGGGATGATGCCCGCGTCGAACAGGTCAACGACCATTTGCGCTTCAGCGTGTGGACCGGCCTCTCCGCACACCAGCCGCTCGGCAACATCAACCGTGCGCGCCGCGACATCTATCGCCACTCCGCCGACTACCGCCAGCACGTCAACCGCTGCCCGATCCACGAACCGGAATGAGGTCAGCGCCGCATCCGCGCCAGCCCCTCCTGCGCGACGCTCGCCACCAGCCGCCCGTCGGCGGTGAAGATCCGCCCGCGGTTCATGCCGCGGCCGTGTCCCGCCCACGGACTGTCCATCGTGTAGAGCAGCCAGTCATCGGTCCGCGCCGGCTCGTGCAGCCACAAGGCGTGGTCGAGGCTGGCGGTCTGCATCCCCGGCGTGATCCACGTCACGCCATGCGGCAACATGCACGTCCCCAGCAGCATCATGTCGCTGGCATAGGCGAGCACCGCGCGGTGCATCGCCGGATCGTCGCCAACGGGTGCGACCGCGCGGAACCAGTAATGATGCACCGGCGGGGCAGGGGTCGGCTCGGTCCAGTGCCGCGGCGTCACCGGGCGATATTCGATCGCGCGCGGCCGCAACAATTGCGCGCGAAGCTGCGGCGGGATCTTGTCGACCACCGCCGCGCGCAACGTCTGTTCGTCCTGCAACGACTCGGGCGGCGGCACGTCGGGCATCGCATCCTGATGCGACAATCCTTCCTCGGGACGCTGGAACGACGCGGCCATGTTGAGGATCGGCGTGCCCCGCTGCATCGCGATCACGCGCCGCGTCGCGAAACTGCGTCCCTCGAAATCGCGCACCACGCGGTAGATGATCGGATGCTCCTCCGACCCGGCGCGCATGAAATAGGCGTGGAGCGAATGCGCGACCTTGTCGGTCTCGCCCGCCGAGCGCTGCGCCGCCTGCAACGCCTGCGCGATCACCTGCCCGCCGAACACGCGCCCGACCCCGCCGGTCGACCGCCGCCCGCGATACAGATCGGTGTCGATCTCCTCGACGTCGAGCAGATCGAACAGATCGGCGACCAGTTCGGCCGGAGAGGGCGCCGCAGGCGAAGGCACGTCGCTCAATAGCCGCGCCCGCGCGCCACGCGATCGGCGTGGAAGTTCGCATCGCCGAACATTTCGGCGAGCACCCGCGCGCGCTTCATGAAGAAGCCGATGTCATATTCGTCGGTCATGCCGATTCCGCCGTGCATCTGAACGCCTTCCTGCACCGACAGCGTCGTGGCAAGCCCCGTCATCGCCTTGGCGACCGACACCGCCTGATCCGCCGCGGCGTCCTCGGCGTCGAGCAATTGCTGCGCCTTCAACACCGCGGCGCGTGCCACCTCCAGCTCGGCATAGAGATGCGCGGCACGGTGCTGGAGCGCCTGGAAGCTGCCGATCAGCGCGCCGAACTGCTTGCGCTGCTTCAAATAGCCGACCGTCAAGTCCATCGCGCCGCCGCCGACCCCGAGCAGCTCCGCCGACGCCCCCGTCCGCCCGGCCCGCAACAGCCGGTCGAGCGGCGCGCGCCCCGCGTCCACCTCGCCGATCACCGCATCGCCGTCGACCGCGACGCCCTCGAAGGTCAGCCGCGCGGCGATGCTGCTGTCGGCAAGCCGTTCGGGCGTCGCGGTCAGGCCGGCGGCATCGGCCGGCACCGCGAACAAGGTCACGCCCTCGGCGTCCGCATCGCTGCCGGCGGTCCGCGCCGCGACGATCAGCAGATCGGCGACATGGCCATGCGTGACGAACTGCTTGGCGCCGCTCAGCCGAAAACCGTTGCCGGCCCGCTCCGCGCGCATCGTCACGCCGTCGCGATGCTTCGGCCCCTCGTCGATCGCCAGCGCCGCGACCGTCTCACCCGACAGGATACCGGGGAACCAGCGCTCAGCCTGCGCGGTGCCGTCGAGCGCCGCCACCGCCGCCACCGCGGTGGAGAGGAACGGCGAAGGCGACAGGTTGCGCCCGATCTCCTCCAGCACCACGCCCGCCTCGACATGCCCGAGCCCCAGCCCGCCGGCATCCTCGCCGATCAGGATGCCGGTGAACCCCATCTCCGCGAATTGCTTCCACAACGCGCGATCGAACCCGGTCGCATCGTCGCTGTCGCGCAAGCGCCGCAGGTTCGCGACGGGCGCATTCTCGCCCACGAAGTCGCGCGCGGTGTCGCGCAGCATCGTCTGTTCGTCATTCAGGAAAAGCGGCATCGCATCCCTCCGATAGTGGGGCTGATCGTCCCACCTTCAACGTCGCCCCTGCGCAGGCAGGGGCCTATGTCTCTGTCGTGTGCCGAGACGTTTGACACACATCCCGCGCTCACTATTGGCCACCGCGCACTTCCATTCGGCAGCCATGGGCCCCTGCCTTCGCAGGGGCGACGATCACCCCGGCAATTCCAGTATCCGCTTCGCCACGATGTTGAGCTGGATCTCGCTCGTCCCGCCCTCGATCGAATTGGCCTTGGTCCGCAGCCACGCCCGCGCCGCGCGCCCGCCGCCCGAACGCTCGCTTTCCCATTCGACCGCGTCCGACCCGCCCGCCGCCATCGACAGTTCGTGCCGCGCCTTGTTCAGCTCGGTACCGTAATATTTCATCATGCTCGGCTGCGCGGGGTGCGCCTGTCCCGCCTTCAGCTCGTCGATGAACCGCTCGCTCTGCGCCGCGAACGCCAGCGCGCGGACCTCGTACAGCGCGATCTGCGCGCGCAGCAGCGGATCGGCCAGCCGTCCCTCGGCATCCACTCCGACCGTCGCCAGCGCCCCCTCGACCAGCGCGTCGCCGCCGCCCGACAGGCCCATGCCCGAGATCATCTCGCGCTCATGCCCGAGCAGGTATTTGGCGACGTCCCAGCCCTTGTTGAGATCGCCGACCAGATTGGCCTTGGGCACCTTCACATCGTCGAAGAAGGTCTCGCAAAACGGCGAATAGCCGCTGATGAGAAGGATCGGCTTGGTCGACACGCCGGGCGAGGCCATGTCGAACAGCACGAAGCTGATCCCGCCCTGCTTGGTCGTCTTGTCGGTGCGGACCAGGCAGAAAATCCAGTCGGCCTGATCGGCATAGCTGGTCCACACCTTCTGACCGTTGACGATGAAATGATCGCCGGCATCCTCGGCGCTGGTCGCCAGGCTCGCGAGGTCCGATCCGGCATTGGGCTCCGAATAGCCCTGGCACCAGCGGATCTCGCCGCGCGCGATCTTGGGCAGATGCTCCAGCTTCTGCGCCTCGGTCCCATATTTCAGCAGCGCCGGCCCGAGCATCGAAATGCCGAAGCTGTTGAGCGGGCTACGCGCCTTGATCCGCGCCATTTCCTCGCGCAGCAATTTGGTTTCCGCCGCGCTCAGCCCGCCACCGCCATATTTCTTGGGCCAGTCGGGGACGGTCCAGCCGCGCGCCGCCATCCGGTCGAGCCATGTCTTCTGCGGCGCGGTCAGCCGCGACTGATCGCGCCCGCCCCACACCACGTCCTTCTCGGAGACGATCGGCGCGCGCATTTCGGGCGGACAATTCGCCTCCAGCCACGCGCGCGTCTCTTCGCGGAAGGTGTCGAGATCGCTCACTTGAACGTCTCCCCGGTCTTGAGGCCCTTGGCGACCGAAAAGCCATAGCGTTCCAGCCCGGCGACCACCTTGTCGGCGCCCTCGCTCTGCGCCCAGAACATCGGCCCGCCGCGATAGACCGGCCAGCCATAGCCATACACCCACACGACATCGACGTCGGACGCGCGCTGCGCCATGCCTTCCTCGAGGATCAAGGCACCTTCGTTGACCATCGTATAGAGCGTGCGCGCGACGATCTCCTCGTCGCTGATCGCGCGCGGTGTCGCGCCTTCCTTGGCGCGGAAGTCGTCGATGATCTCGGCCACCCGCGGCGAGGGGGTCGGGTTTCGCTTCTCGTCATAATCGTAGAAGCCCGCGCCCTTCTTCTGCCCCCAGCGACCCTCGGCGGCGAGCGCGTCCCGAATGTTTTCGATCCGGCTCGGATCGCGATGCCACCCGATATCAACCCCGGCGAGGTCGGCCATCTGGAACGGCCCCATCGGCATCCCGAACGCGACATGGACGCGGTCGATCTGCTCGGGGGTCGCGCCCTCCATCAACAGCTTGTTGGCCTCGACCTGCCGCGGCATCAGCATTCGGTTGCCGATGAATCCGTCGCACACGCCCGCGACGACCGCGACCTTCCGGATCTTCTTGGCCAGCGCCATCACCGTCGCCAGCACGTCGGGCGCGGTCTGCT includes:
- a CDS encoding catalase family protein, encoding MPAPIRYTADIEQQQPDEATTIAQLNEQFDIVLDTTAEDYGHAVRAVHAKAHAILEGTLTIDADLPPELAQGLFATPGEHKVLMRFSTNPGDILDDAISLPRGLAIKILDVDGERLPGAEGRSQDFIMVNATAFQAKTAAKFLGSLKLLARTTDKAEGGKKALSAVLRGVSSALGAVGIESATINTLGGAPNVDPVGETYYSTTPFRYGDHIAKFSLRPVAPGLTERTGAIIDTAGDRDAIRHTVRDELRSIAGEWEFRVQLARDLARQPVEDATVEWDEQEAPFVRVATLRTAAQDSWDDARVEQVNDHLRFSVWTGLSAHQPLGNINRARRDIYRHSADYRQHVNRCPIHEPE
- a CDS encoding SDR family NAD(P)-dependent oxidoreductase, which translates into the protein MMRFAGKSIVVTGAGSGIGRAAALLFATEGGQVVVADVTDRAEETAQSIVAAGGVAAAIRMDAGDEGDVARTVALAVDRFGGLDVMFANAGISGGMANIFDTDVALFAEVLRVNLIGPWLAVKHAAPSIAARGGGAIVLTASVAGLRSGAGSPAYSASKAGVINLATTAAQQLSGSGVRVNALCPGLTETGMTQPTFDYARDAGKMDRIGRLNPLRRGAQPEELARVALFLASDDASYVNGQALAADGGLSSSHPVTRQDYGKTAV
- a CDS encoding phosphotransferase family protein; translated protein: MSDLDTARLGDWLAAHVPGSGAIIGEQRLEGGQSNPTYRIDTDGGSYVLRRKPVGALLPSAHQVDREYRVIAALHPTGFPVPRPYGLCMDDAVIGSAFYVMAMVEGRTIWDGTMPDFTPDQRRAHYEAMIDTLADLHNTDHVAIGLEDYGRPGNYFERQVARWTKQYRGAETEPMPAMEKLIDFLPRTVPAQERTSIVHGDYRVDNLRFAPGTEPRVAAVLDWELSTLGDPVADLTYFLMSWVTEPEGRSGVLGRTGATTGIPEMTEMLERYCARTGRSAPIALDWYFAFNLFRLAGIVQGIKKRIVTGTAANPRAHETAARMGGLVDAAWHFAQRAGA
- a CDS encoding acyl-CoA dehydrogenase family protein; amino-acid sequence: MPLFLNDEQTMLRDTARDFVGENAPVANLRRLRDSDDATGFDRALWKQFAEMGFTGILIGEDAGGLGLGHVEAGVVLEEIGRNLSPSPFLSTAVAAVAALDGTAQAERWFPGILSGETVAALAIDEGPKHRDGVTMRAERAGNGFRLSGAKQFVTHGHVADLLIVAARTAGSDADAEGVTLFAVPADAAGLTATPERLADSSIAARLTFEGVAVDGDAVIGEVDAGRAPLDRLLRAGRTGASAELLGVGGGAMDLTVGYLKQRKQFGALIGSFQALQHRAAHLYAELEVARAAVLKAQQLLDAEDAAADQAVSVAKAMTGLATTLSVQEGVQMHGGIGMTDEYDIGFFMKRARVLAEMFGDANFHADRVARGRGY
- a CDS encoding acyl-CoA thioesterase, encoding MSDVPSPAAPSPAELVADLFDLLDVEEIDTDLYRGRRSTGGVGRVFGGQVIAQALQAAQRSAGETDKVAHSLHAYFMRAGSEEHPIIYRVVRDFEGRSFATRRVIAMQRGTPILNMAASFQRPEEGLSHQDAMPDVPPPESLQDEQTLRAAVVDKIPPQLRAQLLRPRAIEYRPVTPRHWTEPTPAPPVHHYWFRAVAPVGDDPAMHRAVLAYASDMMLLGTCMLPHGVTWITPGMQTASLDHALWLHEPARTDDWLLYTMDSPWAGHGRGMNRGRIFTADGRLVASVAQEGLARMRR
- a CDS encoding acyl-CoA dehydrogenase family protein is translated as MSDLDTFREETRAWLEANCPPEMRAPIVSEKDVVWGGRDQSRLTAPQKTWLDRMAARGWTVPDWPKKYGGGGLSAAETKLLREEMARIKARSPLNSFGISMLGPALLKYGTEAQKLEHLPKIARGEIRWCQGYSEPNAGSDLASLATSAEDAGDHFIVNGQKVWTSYADQADWIFCLVRTDKTTKQGGISFVLFDMASPGVSTKPILLISGYSPFCETFFDDVKVPKANLVGDLNKGWDVAKYLLGHEREMISGMGLSGGGDALVEGALATVGVDAEGRLADPLLRAQIALYEVRALAFAAQSERFIDELKAGQAHPAQPSMMKYYGTELNKARHELSMAAGGSDAVEWESERSGGGRAARAWLRTKANSIEGGTSEIQLNIVAKRILELPG